One segment of Aquimarina sp. BL5 DNA contains the following:
- a CDS encoding DUF368 domain-containing protein, whose protein sequence is MQRSLKDYLVISLKGIAMGAADVVPGVSGGTIAFISGIYEELISTINTLDLNFFKVWKSEGFGNAWKKYNLSFLLALFMGIAISILSLAKAIKWLLHNEPLLLWSFFFGLVLASILYIGKQITSWNSKVFLSIILAAVISYFVTIAEPIASPESLWYLLFCGFIAIIAMILPGVSGAFILLILGAYQTFIGILNQFREGLTTMDFDMLWQAFYKIVIIGIGAVIGLKLFSKVLNWMFNNHKNMTLALLTGFMIGSLNKIWPWKKVVSWRTNSEGLEVPFIEKSILPANFDGDPRIIWALLFVCIGFLLILILERLAIKKDN, encoded by the coding sequence ATGCAACGAAGTCTTAAGGACTATTTGGTAATCTCCCTGAAAGGGATTGCTATGGGAGCTGCAGATGTAGTTCCAGGAGTTTCCGGAGGAACGATAGCTTTCATCTCAGGAATATACGAAGAACTAATTTCCACAATCAATACACTAGATCTTAATTTTTTCAAAGTTTGGAAAAGTGAAGGTTTTGGCAATGCCTGGAAGAAATACAACCTTTCTTTTTTGTTAGCATTGTTTATGGGAATAGCCATAAGTATCCTTTCATTAGCCAAAGCAATTAAATGGCTTTTACATAATGAACCCTTATTGCTATGGTCATTTTTCTTTGGATTAGTATTAGCAAGTATCCTGTACATTGGTAAACAAATAACCTCTTGGAACTCTAAAGTTTTTCTTAGTATCATACTTGCAGCTGTCATTTCTTATTTTGTTACTATAGCAGAACCTATAGCATCGCCAGAAAGTCTCTGGTATTTACTTTTTTGTGGGTTTATCGCGATAATAGCAATGATTTTACCCGGTGTTTCTGGAGCTTTCATTCTGTTAATACTAGGAGCATATCAAACATTCATAGGGATTCTTAATCAATTTAGAGAAGGATTAACAACCATGGATTTTGACATGTTATGGCAAGCTTTTTATAAAATAGTGATCATAGGTATTGGTGCCGTTATAGGTTTAAAATTGTTTTCTAAAGTATTAAACTGGATGTTCAATAATCATAAAAACATGACCTTAGCCTTACTTACTGGATTTATGATTGGATCTTTAAATAAAATTTGGCCTTGGAAAAAAGTAGTCTCCTGGAGAACAAACTCAGAAGGTCTTGAGGTTCCTTTTATAGAAAAAAGCATCTTACCAGCAAATTTTGACGGAGATCCCAGAATTA